The genomic DNA TTTACTAAATTTTAAGAAAACAATTGTGGCACTTGTTGATAAAAATCTGCTTGGAATTATCCCTAGCTTAAACAACATTTTGATGTAGAAGTGAACAATTTTTATAATATATTTCTTTTCGTCCGAAATAGAAAAATTTCCTTCTACTCCTTACCAATAAGCTTAAGGAAAAGAAGGATTATGTAATTATTGTTTTGCATTTAATATTTGTTCAAGGTCATTGAGCTTCTTTTCAATTTCTTGAATTTCTTTTTTAAATTGTTGCTGATGTGGCCGGATATCATTTTTCCAATGATCAATGGAAGACCTTACATCGGAGGCAAAAGTGGTAAGTGCTTCTTTTCCTTCTTTTGAAGCAAATACAGCTACATCCTTTAATTCAGCAAGATTCCTTTTTAGAACTGATAGCTGATTCATCCAATGATCTTTACTCTCCATCAAATTTTGCCTCGTTCTATATCCGGAAGCAGGGGCAGTCAACAGAGTGCCGATACCGGCAGCAACCCCTCCAACCAAAATACCAAGGAGCAAAGATTTTATTTTCATATTAAACACCTCTTTTACATTGTTTTATACATAAATTCTTTATAACCTTCATTAGTAGATTAAATCGGTATACATATCTTCAATCACGGTTAAGCGAAATTAAACCAATAGGATTTTACATAGCAATTTGAAGACTGGCATAAATATTAATATTGTATGTTGTCTCATCATCCGGCTATGTGAAAGGAGTGGGAACATGGATGGGATCATTTTCGGCTTTTTTGTCCTTAGTGCCGTTTTATTAATTGGCACGGTCCTTAATCTAATTGCGACAAAAAAGCCAGGTATTTATCCTCCAAAGTATATATTAAAGAAAAGAGCAGGTATACTTGCTGCAGGAGGAATAGCCGTTTTATTTCTTGGCATATTGCTTCTTTCTTTTCGATAATGAGCTGTATAATGTATGGATACTTAGCAAAAAAGAACCCTTTGAGGGTTCTTTTTATATCTAGCTATGCCTCTCTGTGCAAGAGGTCATAAGACAGTATCATTTTAGAGTTATATTTAATTTAATTAATAATTGTCTTGGTTTGC from Bacillus methanolicus MGA3 includes the following:
- a CDS encoding YtxH domain-containing protein translates to MKIKSLLLGILVGGVAAGIGTLLTAPASGYRTRQNLMESKDHWMNQLSVLKRNLAELKDVAVFASKEGKEALTTFASDVRSSIDHWKNDIRPHQQQFKKEIQEIEKKLNDLEQILNAKQ